From Solwaraspora sp. WMMD1047, one genomic window encodes:
- the casB gene encoding type I-E CRISPR-associated protein Cse2/CasB, whose amino-acid sequence MSTDTATPLSIDMIDKFVQHVIGLCANVPERRSSLRRGLGRPPEQAYGMHATVARWLPRQSDRAQEYALYSVAAMIAAQTRSGQRGSATRIGPDDPATDAPDSDIEDGLGDVGNGPELGTARQRLSSRPSIGTALARAVNATAASRGRISRTTAEKRLHLLVRQDLTGVHRQLPGLVQHIRSVETAIDWVRLIDDLRKWDQERELVAKRWLQDFYRTLNPENEEQA is encoded by the coding sequence GTGAGTACCGACACCGCGACTCCCTTGTCAATCGACATGATTGACAAGTTCGTCCAACACGTCATCGGACTGTGCGCGAACGTTCCGGAGCGGCGCTCCTCGTTGCGTCGTGGGCTCGGGCGACCACCGGAGCAGGCGTACGGCATGCACGCCACCGTCGCCCGCTGGCTGCCCCGCCAGAGCGACCGGGCGCAGGAGTACGCCCTGTACTCCGTAGCAGCCATGATTGCTGCTCAAACCCGCAGCGGTCAGCGCGGATCGGCGACAAGAATCGGCCCTGACGATCCGGCCACGGATGCGCCCGACAGCGATATCGAGGACGGCCTGGGGGACGTCGGGAACGGTCCGGAACTCGGCACCGCCCGCCAGCGGCTCTCCAGCAGGCCCAGTATCGGCACTGCGCTGGCCCGGGCGGTGAATGCTACGGCGGCAAGCCGAGGTCGTATCAGCCGCACAACCGCGGAGAAGCGGCTGCACCTGCTCGTCAGGCAGGACCTAACCGGGGTGCATCGGCAGCTACCCGGCCTCGTCCAGCACATCCGGTCCGTGGAAACGGCCATCGACTGGGTTCGGCTCATTGACGACCTGCGCAAGTGGGATCAGGAACGTGAGCTCGTCGCCAAACGGTGGCTACAAGACTTCTACCGCACTCTGAATCCCGAGAACGAGGAGCAAGCATGA